Proteins encoded by one window of Microbaculum marinisediminis:
- a CDS encoding TRAP transporter large permease yields the protein MTELLPLVMIGLLIVFIFLGFPVAFVLGGVGIGVGLLAGLPLGFFNIVVSRIYVNVMMNWLLLAIPLFIFMGLVLERSGIVRTLLLSSARMMGRFPGNIALSVVIIGVIFAAATGVIGASVVLLGIIALPAMHAAGYRQELAAGVVMASSTLGILIPPSIMLVLIGDQMQVSVGKLFAGAIMPGLVIAGLMFVTILSYCFLRPQAAPAYVDKDWEELSFLTQLRGFVEPLVLITIVLGSILAGIATPTEAAAIGAAGAMVLAAMHGGLNRRILGEATRSTVTTTAMVLWLMVGATCFSLVFTRLGGNDLVASATDAMGLGPYGTMIAVLALVFVLGFFLEWIEITYIVVPIFLPVIVGLDFGASVEPQDIALWFGVLLAVCLQTSFLTPPFGFALFYLKGIAKQTISVKNIYKGAIPFVLIQLIALTATILFPGIILWLPSLM from the coding sequence ATGACTGAATTGCTGCCCCTGGTGATGATCGGGCTTCTGATCGTCTTCATCTTCCTCGGCTTTCCGGTCGCCTTTGTGCTCGGCGGCGTCGGTATTGGCGTCGGCCTGCTGGCCGGCCTGCCGCTGGGCTTCTTCAACATCGTGGTGTCGCGCATCTACGTGAACGTCATGATGAACTGGCTGCTTCTGGCCATCCCGCTGTTCATCTTCATGGGGCTGGTGCTGGAACGCTCCGGCATCGTGCGCACGCTGTTGCTGTCGTCGGCGCGCATGATGGGACGCTTTCCCGGCAACATCGCGCTTTCGGTGGTGATCATCGGCGTGATCTTCGCCGCCGCGACCGGCGTCATCGGGGCCTCCGTCGTGCTGCTGGGCATCATCGCGCTGCCGGCCATGCACGCGGCCGGCTACCGCCAGGAGCTTGCCGCCGGCGTCGTCATGGCATCGAGCACGCTGGGCATCCTCATTCCGCCGAGCATCATGCTCGTGCTGATCGGCGACCAGATGCAGGTGTCGGTCGGCAAGCTGTTCGCCGGCGCCATCATGCCGGGCCTGGTCATCGCCGGCCTGATGTTCGTGACGATCCTGTCCTATTGCTTTCTCAGGCCCCAGGCCGCGCCCGCCTATGTCGACAAGGACTGGGAGGAGCTCAGCTTCCTGACGCAGCTGCGCGGCTTCGTCGAGCCGCTGGTGCTGATCACCATCGTACTCGGATCGATCCTGGCCGGCATCGCTACGCCGACGGAAGCCGCCGCGATAGGTGCGGCTGGCGCGATGGTCCTGGCGGCGATGCATGGCGGGCTCAACCGGCGTATCCTCGGCGAGGCGACCCGCTCGACCGTGACCACCACGGCGATGGTGCTTTGGCTGATGGTCGGAGCGACGTGCTTCTCTCTTGTCTTCACCCGCCTTGGCGGCAACGACCTGGTGGCCTCGGCCACCGACGCGATGGGACTTGGGCCCTACGGCACGATGATCGCCGTGCTGGCGCTCGTGTTCGTCCTCGGCTTCTTCCTGGAGTGGATCGAGATCACCTACATCGTCGTGCCGATCTTCCTGCCGGTGATCGTCGGTCTGGATTTCGGTGCAAGCGTGGAGCCGCAGGACATCGCGCTGTGGTTCGGCGTGCTGCTGGCTGTCTGCCTGCAGACCTCGTTCCTGACGCCGCCCTTCGGCTTTGCCCTGTTCTACCTGAAGGGCATCGCCAAGCAGACGATCAGCGTCAAGAACATCTATAAGGGCGCGATCCCCTTCGTGCTCATCCAGCTGATCGCCCTGACGGCGACGATCCTGTTCCCCGGGATCATCCTGTGGCTGCCGAGCCTGATGTAG
- a CDS encoding TRAP transporter small permease subunit has product MIGYLVNGAGRLSAALLLPLIALVLIGIGARLLGFNEVVSWPVSLPVIGSGVTANTLIELQSFLFGIMFLFAGASALRRGEHVMVDMLSGTFSDRTRAVIDSLAILFLMLPFLAVAGWASIGFVERSWFAAETSHSGSLTHIFLFKAAIPVGLFLLALESLSRLCGNIVFLIKGEPVRHD; this is encoded by the coding sequence GTGATTGGATATCTCGTAAACGGGGCAGGGCGGCTGAGCGCCGCCCTCCTCCTGCCGCTGATCGCTCTGGTTCTGATCGGCATCGGCGCCCGCCTGCTCGGGTTCAACGAGGTCGTGTCGTGGCCAGTGTCGCTGCCCGTCATAGGCAGCGGCGTCACCGCCAACACACTGATCGAGCTGCAGTCCTTCTTGTTCGGCATCATGTTCCTGTTCGCCGGGGCGAGTGCCTTGCGCCGCGGCGAGCATGTGATGGTCGACATGCTGAGCGGGACGTTCTCGGACAGAACGCGCGCCGTGATCGACAGCCTCGCCATCCTGTTCCTGATGCTGCCCTTCCTGGCGGTTGCCGGCTGGGCGTCGATCGGCTTCGTCGAGCGCTCGTGGTTCGCCGCCGAGACGTCGCATTCGGGCAGCCTGACGCACATCTTCCTGTTCAAGGCGGCCATTCCGGTCGGGCTTTTCCTGCTCGCTCTGGAAAGCCTGTCGCGGCTGTGCGGCAACATCGTCTTCCTGATCAAGGGGGAGCCTGTCCGCCATGACTGA
- a CDS encoding TRAP transporter substrate-binding protein produces MSKSTKALAITMAICGATALTPAYAKTLEVQSVYPNNMLYQGESSLRFAEQLEAVTGGDLKVKVFSANELVPSFEVFDAVSSGAIEAGWDWTSYWGSKIPVANLIGAMPFGPQGEVFVGWMYQGGGLELLREAYAPYDVVPVPCHLTAPEPGGWFNVEINEPGDLKGLSMRIGGLGAKVVEKLGVTPLLIPGGEVYLALERGRIDAAEFSHPSLDRQLGLPEVGKYYYFPGWHQPGSWNSLLVNKTTWEGLTDAQRAAIETTCQANVLWSLYAINALQGDILVELEKEGVEVREFPETVMAALKTATDETLAEQAEQDELFKRALDSINAYVASVDVWNAKVLPRK; encoded by the coding sequence ATGTCCAAGAGCACGAAGGCGCTCGCAATCACGATGGCGATCTGCGGTGCGACCGCGTTGACGCCGGCCTATGCCAAGACGCTTGAGGTTCAGAGCGTCTATCCGAACAACATGCTGTATCAGGGCGAATCCTCGCTGCGCTTCGCCGAGCAGCTCGAAGCCGTCACCGGTGGCGACCTCAAGGTCAAGGTGTTCTCGGCCAACGAGCTGGTCCCGTCCTTCGAGGTGTTCGACGCCGTCAGCTCCGGCGCCATCGAGGCCGGCTGGGACTGGACCTCCTACTGGGGTTCGAAGATTCCGGTTGCCAATCTCATCGGCGCGATGCCCTTCGGCCCGCAGGGCGAGGTGTTCGTCGGCTGGATGTACCAGGGCGGCGGCCTGGAGCTGCTGCGCGAGGCGTATGCTCCCTACGACGTCGTTCCGGTGCCCTGCCACCTGACCGCGCCGGAGCCGGGTGGCTGGTTCAATGTCGAGATCAACGAGCCGGGCGACCTGAAGGGCCTGTCGATGCGTATCGGCGGCCTGGGCGCCAAGGTGGTGGAGAAGCTCGGTGTCACGCCGCTGCTCATCCCCGGTGGCGAGGTGTACCTGGCGCTGGAGCGCGGTCGCATCGACGCGGCCGAGTTCTCCCACCCCTCGCTCGACCGTCAGCTCGGCTTGCCGGAAGTCGGCAAGTACTATTACTTCCCGGGCTGGCATCAGCCGGGCAGCTGGAACTCGCTGCTGGTCAACAAGACCACGTGGGAGGGCCTGACCGACGCGCAGCGCGCGGCGATCGAGACCACCTGCCAGGCGAACGTGCTGTGGTCGCTCTACGCCATCAACGCCCTCCAGGGCGACATTCTGGTCGAGCTGGAGAAAGAGGGCGTCGAGGTCCGGGAGTTCCCCGAGACCGTGATGGCCGCGCTCAAGACGGCGACCGACGAGACGCTTGCCGAGCAGGCCGAGCAGGACGAGCTCTTCAAGCGCGCGCTCGACTCCATCAACGCCTACGTGGCGAGTGTCGACGTGTGGAACGCGAAGGTTCTGCCGCGCAAGTAA
- a CDS encoding AtuA-related protein encodes MPETESKVALPLYDLAHARAGDKGDTLSICVIAYDRADYALIGEQATPERVAAHFGDDVKGAVRRYDLPRLGAYNFVLEQALAGGVSKALTLDTHGKAKSGTLLAMTVEVPQDHPAAARNAEDRRAEDTSSK; translated from the coding sequence ATGCCTGAGACAGAGTCCAAGGTTGCACTGCCGCTCTACGACCTGGCCCATGCGCGCGCCGGCGACAAGGGCGACACGCTGAGCATCTGCGTGATCGCCTACGACCGGGCCGACTACGCGCTGATCGGCGAGCAGGCCACGCCGGAACGGGTGGCCGCGCATTTCGGCGACGACGTCAAAGGGGCCGTGCGGCGCTACGACCTGCCGCGCCTCGGTGCCTACAATTTCGTACTCGAACAGGCCCTGGCGGGCGGCGTCAGCAAGGCGCTGACGCTCGACACCCACGGCAAGGCCAAGAGCGGCACGTTGCTGGCGATGACGGTCGAGGTCCCGCAGGACCATCCCGCCGCCGCCCGGAACGCGGAAGACCGGCGCGCCGAAGACACCAGTTCCAAATAG
- a CDS encoding acyclic terpene utilization AtuA family protein, translating into MRNSVRIGGGAGFASDRIDALGPLIRNGSVDYIILEMLAERTLAILQGAQEIGRDGFFPSLLHRLDRYLPECLEKGIGIITNGGGVDPLGAAKRVAETRARRDIPCRIGVVTGDDVRAAILRDDVMIPEYGVRLSEIGRGCISAHAYLGSEGIERCLADGAHVVITGRVADPALVLGPVRHALGWSPTDFDLAARGLVAGHLVECGAQATGGYFADAVNKTVPDLETVGYPIAEVHRDGRIVISKPSETGGIVDRRTVTEQLLYEVHDPSQYLTPDAVIDLSQAEVDEAQDGVHVTGIAGRPAPETLKVLVALENGYLVEGGISYHGPGALERAALAEDILRKRFKLILRGKARDIWFTRYGTDDVRLHMCARVRDTQQADILAAEVEALYTNGPAGGGGARAVVRRSLEIVSTLIPRDTVSVSVEMIDA; encoded by the coding sequence GTGCGCAATTCGGTACGTATCGGTGGCGGCGCGGGGTTTGCGTCCGACCGGATCGACGCGTTGGGGCCCCTGATCAGGAATGGCTCCGTCGATTACATCATTCTGGAAATGCTGGCCGAGCGGACGCTCGCCATCCTGCAGGGCGCCCAGGAAATCGGCCGCGACGGCTTTTTTCCCAGCCTGCTGCACCGCCTGGACCGCTATCTTCCCGAATGCCTCGAAAAGGGCATCGGCATCATCACCAATGGCGGCGGTGTGGACCCGCTCGGGGCGGCGAAGCGCGTCGCCGAGACCCGGGCGCGCCGCGACATTCCGTGCCGTATCGGCGTGGTGACCGGTGACGACGTGCGCGCGGCGATCCTGCGCGACGACGTCATGATCCCGGAGTATGGCGTGCGGCTCAGCGAGATCGGCCGCGGCTGCATTTCCGCGCATGCCTATCTCGGCTCCGAGGGCATCGAGCGCTGCCTCGCCGACGGGGCGCATGTCGTGATTACCGGCCGCGTCGCCGATCCGGCGCTGGTGCTCGGCCCGGTGCGCCACGCGCTCGGCTGGTCGCCCACGGACTTCGATCTGGCCGCGCGCGGCCTCGTCGCCGGCCATCTCGTCGAATGCGGCGCCCAGGCGACCGGCGGCTATTTCGCCGATGCCGTCAACAAGACCGTGCCGGATCTCGAGACCGTCGGCTACCCGATCGCCGAAGTCCATCGCGACGGCCGCATCGTCATTTCCAAGCCGTCGGAGACCGGTGGCATCGTCGATCGCCGCACGGTGACCGAGCAGCTCCTCTACGAGGTGCACGACCCCTCGCAGTACCTGACGCCCGACGCCGTCATCGACCTGAGCCAGGCGGAAGTCGACGAGGCGCAGGACGGCGTCCACGTCACCGGTATCGCCGGCCGGCCCGCGCCGGAGACGCTGAAGGTTCTGGTGGCGCTGGAGAACGGCTATCTCGTCGAAGGCGGCATTTCCTATCACGGTCCCGGCGCGCTCGAGCGCGCCGCGCTGGCCGAAGACATCCTGCGCAAGCGCTTCAAGCTGATCCTTCGCGGCAAGGCGCGGGATATCTGGTTCACGCGATACGGAACCGACGACGTGCGGCTGCACATGTGCGCGCGGGTGCGCGATACCCAGCAGGCCGACATTCTCGCCGCCGAGGTCGAGGCGCTCTACACCAACGGCCCGGCCGGTGGCGGCGGTGCCCGCGCCGTGGTCCGCCGGTCCCTCGAGATCGTCAGCACCCTTATCCCCCGCGACACCGTGTCCGTCTCCGTGGAGATGATCGATGCCTGA
- a CDS encoding LysR family transcriptional regulator, whose protein sequence is MSLSVQHMRWVVAAADFGGFSRAARHLGISQPSLSAVIQATEEKFGARLFDRTTRYIGPTAFGDLIVSRMRAVIAEYDAMLKDIEAFRDSRLGNLEIACLSSLAISVVPHAVRRLKERYPSIRLVINEANSGGVAQQVREGTVDMGICADTLAYDDLLFTPLAVERLGVFYSRIHFPEIRRLTWRKALTLPRIAMTERTGIPSLLDKHLPKYPDTIPPVVEVTNLATMHTMVRDGIGIGILPSFALRVDDGDGLAVQYLEDPVIDRRIGAVSRRGRTRSPSAQVFADILHGLLKETQPAFDPPGPGQRVAMLRAGD, encoded by the coding sequence ATGAGCCTGAGCGTTCAGCACATGCGATGGGTGGTCGCAGCCGCGGACTTCGGCGGATTCAGCCGGGCGGCCCGGCATCTGGGCATCAGCCAGCCGTCGCTGAGCGCCGTCATACAGGCCACCGAGGAGAAGTTCGGGGCACGGCTATTCGACAGAACCACGCGCTACATCGGCCCCACTGCCTTCGGCGACCTGATCGTGTCGCGCATGCGGGCTGTAATCGCGGAATATGACGCGATGTTGAAGGACATCGAAGCGTTCCGCGACAGCCGGCTCGGCAATCTCGAAATCGCGTGCCTGTCGTCGCTGGCCATCTCGGTGGTGCCGCACGCCGTCCGGCGGCTGAAGGAGCGCTATCCGTCGATCCGGCTCGTGATCAACGAGGCCAATTCCGGCGGCGTCGCCCAGCAGGTCCGTGAGGGGACCGTGGACATGGGCATCTGCGCCGACACGCTGGCCTACGACGACCTGCTGTTCACGCCGCTCGCGGTCGAACGACTGGGCGTCTTCTATTCGCGGATCCACTTTCCGGAAATCCGCAGGCTGACCTGGCGAAAGGCGCTGACGCTGCCGCGCATCGCGATGACCGAGCGCACCGGCATCCCATCCCTGCTCGACAAGCATCTGCCAAAGTATCCCGACACCATTCCACCGGTCGTCGAGGTGACCAATCTCGCGACGATGCACACCATGGTGCGCGACGGCATCGGCATCGGCATCCTGCCGTCCTTCGCGCTGCGCGTGGATGACGGCGACGGCCTCGCCGTCCAGTACCTGGAGGATCCGGTCATCGACCGCAGGATCGGCGCGGTGAGCCGCCGCGGGCGAACCCGTTCGCCGAGCGCGCAGGTCTTCGCCGACATCCTGCATGGCCTGCTGAAGGAAACGCAGCCGGCCTTCGACCCGCCCGGGCCGGGTCAGCGCGTCGCCATGCTGAGGGCCGGCGATTAG
- a CDS encoding TRAP transporter substrate-binding protein: MNAHERAQLLDSKWEEAMKSRRSAACGALFALAWSAATVLSAPAAQAETLRLAHIYQPDSPSGVGFAKFAELAKTYTDGNIEIKLFPAGQMGGMRDIFTSLKSGALDLSVVAFPILADAVPEYAVITSGYTFRDKDHLNAVLNNADLGGAWKAKLEEKTGVKLLGSYYYGTRVVSVADKPFSTPAEAAGLKIRAVPNPMSLAVIRGLGANPTPMPFSEVFIALNQGVIDGQENPYPTIWAQKFYEVQNYIVETNHQINFAGFGVTARKWNALSAEDQQALQRAADEALVLASETAEEYETQLREQLTEKGVTIIPASDLDLDTFRDSVLIEVAKEFEGKVWPEGLLEQISAVQ, from the coding sequence ATGAACGCCCATGAACGGGCGCAGCTGCTGGACAGCAAGTGGGAGGAAGCCATGAAGTCACGTCGGAGTGCAGCGTGCGGAGCGCTGTTTGCATTGGCCTGGAGCGCCGCGACAGTCCTGTCCGCACCCGCGGCACAAGCCGAAACACTGCGATTGGCCCATATCTACCAGCCGGATTCACCCAGCGGCGTCGGCTTCGCGAAATTTGCCGAACTGGCCAAAACCTACACCGACGGAAACATCGAAATTAAGCTGTTCCCGGCAGGTCAGATGGGGGGCATGCGGGATATCTTCACCAGCCTCAAATCGGGCGCCCTGGACCTTTCCGTGGTGGCGTTCCCCATCCTGGCCGACGCGGTTCCCGAATACGCGGTCATCACATCGGGCTATACCTTCCGCGACAAGGATCACCTGAACGCGGTTCTGAACAATGCCGATCTCGGCGGTGCGTGGAAGGCCAAGCTGGAGGAGAAAACGGGCGTAAAGCTCCTCGGCTCCTACTACTACGGGACGCGCGTCGTCAGCGTCGCCGACAAGCCGTTCAGCACCCCCGCCGAGGCGGCCGGTCTGAAGATCAGGGCCGTGCCCAATCCGATGTCTCTGGCGGTCATTCGCGGCCTGGGTGCGAACCCCACTCCGATGCCGTTCTCGGAAGTCTTCATCGCATTGAACCAAGGCGTGATCGACGGGCAGGAAAATCCCTATCCGACGATCTGGGCGCAGAAATTCTACGAAGTGCAGAACTACATCGTCGAAACCAATCACCAGATCAATTTCGCTGGATTCGGAGTCACGGCCCGCAAATGGAATGCGCTGTCTGCCGAAGATCAACAGGCGCTACAGCGCGCGGCAGACGAAGCACTGGTCCTGGCGAGCGAGACCGCGGAAGAGTACGAAACCCAGCTCCGTGAGCAACTGACCGAGAAGGGCGTGACAATCATCCCGGCCAGCGACCTGGACCTCGACACGTTCCGGGATTCGGTTCTGATCGAAGTCGCGAAAGAGTTCGAAGGCAAGGTGTGGCCCGAAGGACTTCTCGAGCAGATTTCCGCTGTACAGTAG
- a CDS encoding TRAP transporter small permease → MIAAAKDFAGKCDRAFLRLSVAAFVLLAFLQITTRYFFNAPLQWTEEVAVIVLTWMTYVGAWVLLRTDSHVRLEIVDSVLPARAVRVVHLVCDVVVLATLLVVIYAGFQLLPNLVYDKTPALQLSYAVVFSIIPISCVVMAVQTTAKIVSTLSGRR, encoded by the coding sequence ATGATTGCAGCGGCAAAGGATTTTGCCGGCAAATGCGACAGGGCGTTCCTGCGTCTGTCGGTGGCGGCGTTTGTTCTTCTGGCCTTCCTTCAGATTACGACACGCTACTTCTTCAACGCCCCCCTGCAATGGACCGAGGAAGTCGCGGTCATCGTGCTCACATGGATGACCTATGTCGGCGCCTGGGTGTTGCTGCGGACGGACAGCCACGTCCGGCTCGAGATCGTCGACAGCGTCCTGCCGGCGCGCGCGGTGCGGGTCGTCCACCTGGTGTGTGACGTCGTGGTCCTCGCGACACTGCTTGTGGTCATTTATGCCGGCTTTCAACTCCTTCCGAATCTTGTCTACGACAAGACGCCCGCCCTTCAGCTCTCCTATGCCGTCGTCTTCTCGATAATCCCGATCTCGTGCGTCGTCATGGCGGTGCAGACGACCGCCAAGATCGTCTCGACCCTCAGCGGGCGTCGCTAG
- a CDS encoding TRAP transporter large permease, with protein sequence MVLDYQLVLLVGASLVVILLGLPVAFSMLACSIVYLWMNDFPLSVTVQQLGYSLDKFTFLAVPLFMLAGLLMNAGKVTDRIFDFANALVGRVPGGLGHVNVVASLIFSGMSGSVLADVAGLGAMEVKAMRDKGYDTNYSVGITLASSAIGPMFPPSVSMVLFGVVANVSITGMFLGGVLPGILIALCLMVYIFAVAIRRNYYTSRWAGWPVLTLTFLGAVPALLTPVIVVGGMILGIFSPTEAATVAALYALFLSGLFYRELSFAALSTVLLETALSTAKLMFIIASALLFGWVLTIGELPQFLANTLQHLFPQQWAFVLAIIVVFLVLGAVMENAILLLVLAPMLLPIARDGYGMDPIHIGVVMVFANMIGQYTPPLGLSLFVMRDVTGLSLAQISRAVAPFLVPLVAALVLMAYIPQIVVWLPHRLGY encoded by the coding sequence ATGGTGCTCGACTATCAACTTGTCCTCCTTGTCGGCGCCAGCCTCGTCGTCATCCTGTTGGGCCTGCCCGTCGCGTTTTCGATGCTGGCATGCTCTATCGTCTATCTCTGGATGAACGACTTCCCGCTCAGCGTCACTGTGCAGCAGCTGGGCTACTCCCTGGACAAGTTCACCTTCCTCGCCGTGCCCCTGTTCATGCTGGCCGGCCTTTTGATGAACGCCGGAAAGGTCACCGACCGGATCTTCGATTTCGCCAATGCCCTGGTCGGGCGCGTGCCCGGCGGTCTGGGTCACGTCAATGTCGTGGCCAGCCTGATCTTCTCCGGCATGTCCGGGTCGGTTCTCGCCGATGTCGCGGGACTGGGCGCGATGGAAGTCAAAGCCATGCGCGACAAGGGCTATGACACGAACTACTCCGTGGGGATCACGCTGGCGTCCTCGGCAATCGGGCCAATGTTTCCGCCCAGCGTGTCGATGGTCCTGTTCGGCGTTGTCGCCAACGTCTCGATCACCGGCATGTTCCTGGGCGGCGTGCTGCCGGGCATCCTGATCGCCCTCTGCCTCATGGTGTACATCTTCGCCGTCGCTATCCGTCGCAACTACTACACCAGCCGATGGGCCGGCTGGCCGGTGCTTACCCTCACCTTTCTGGGTGCCGTGCCGGCCCTGCTGACGCCGGTGATCGTCGTCGGCGGCATGATCCTGGGTATCTTCAGCCCGACCGAGGCCGCGACGGTCGCCGCGCTCTATGCCCTGTTTCTCAGCGGGCTGTTCTACCGCGAGCTCAGCTTCGCCGCGCTCTCCACGGTGCTGCTGGAAACAGCCCTGTCCACGGCCAAGCTGATGTTCATCATCGCATCCGCCCTCCTGTTTGGTTGGGTGCTGACGATCGGCGAACTGCCGCAGTTCCTGGCCAACACGCTTCAGCACCTGTTTCCCCAGCAGTGGGCATTCGTCCTCGCCATCATCGTCGTGTTTCTGGTGCTCGGCGCCGTGATGGAAAACGCGATCCTGCTGCTTGTCCTCGCGCCGATGCTGTTGCCGATCGCCCGCGACGGCTACGGAATGGATCCGATCCATATCGGCGTGGTGATGGTTTTCGCCAATATGATTGGCCAGTACACGCCGCCGCTCGGCCTGTCCCTGTTCGTCATGCGCGACGTAACGGGACTGAGCCTGGCGCAGATCTCGCGGGCGGTCGCGCCATTCCTCGTTCCGCTCGTCGCGGCGCTTGTCCTGATGGCCTACATCCCGCAGATCGTGGTCTGGCTTCCCCATCGGCTGGGATACTGA
- a CDS encoding GMC family oxidoreductase, with the protein MTESFDYIVIGGGTAGCVLANRLSADPGTTVLLLEAGKRSRSIWTRIPAGYFKTVFNRSLGWGYRTQPEGALNDRELSWPRGKLLGGTGAINGMVYIRGQAEDFDGWARAGNTGWAYEDLLPYFRRSERQASRNRPLADCWHGRGGEMTVSDYPDRHPLCAAFIAAAGDCGIQETTDFNGADQLGAGYYQITTRHGLRADTAAAFLRPVEARKNLTVRCNRTVTRIVTEDGTARTVIYRQAGGAVRVNARKEIILAAGAINSPQILQLSGIGEPAHLKSAGVGVVKALPGVGRNLQDHLQAQLVYRCLRPVSLNDEINRFWGKARLAARYLRTRSGPMAGGPAPAGAFACSETGRDRPDVQFHFLPVSMARPGIIDRFSGFSFNVCQLRPQSRGSVRIGSANPLEPPLIQANYLTEEIDRVTLIAGLRLGRRIASAPALSDFCGEEVRPSRDADTDQRLLDYIRSTASSLYHPAGTCQMGNGPDAVVDGELRVHGVGGLRVADASIMPTLTSGNTNAPTVMIAEKAADLILATH; encoded by the coding sequence ATGACGGAGAGCTTCGACTACATCGTTATCGGCGGCGGGACCGCGGGCTGTGTTCTCGCCAACCGGCTGAGCGCCGACCCAGGGACGACGGTTCTCCTGCTGGAAGCGGGGAAACGATCCCGCAGCATCTGGACCAGAATACCGGCGGGATATTTCAAGACGGTCTTCAACCGCTCGCTCGGCTGGGGTTATCGGACGCAGCCGGAAGGCGCGCTCAACGACCGGGAACTGTCGTGGCCGCGCGGCAAGCTGCTGGGCGGCACGGGCGCGATCAACGGCATGGTCTATATCCGCGGCCAGGCCGAAGACTTCGACGGCTGGGCACGCGCGGGAAACACGGGATGGGCCTACGAAGACCTGTTGCCCTATTTCCGCCGGAGCGAACGGCAGGCTAGCCGAAACCGGCCCCTGGCGGACTGCTGGCATGGACGGGGCGGCGAGATGACGGTGTCCGACTATCCCGACCGCCACCCGCTATGCGCCGCGTTCATCGCGGCAGCCGGAGACTGCGGCATTCAGGAAACCACCGATTTCAACGGCGCCGACCAGCTCGGCGCGGGATACTATCAGATCACCACACGGCATGGCCTGCGCGCCGACACGGCCGCGGCGTTCCTGCGGCCGGTCGAGGCCCGCAAGAACCTGACGGTGCGATGCAACAGGACCGTCACGCGCATCGTGACGGAAGACGGCACGGCCAGAACGGTGATCTACCGCCAGGCTGGCGGCGCGGTACGCGTCAACGCCAGGAAGGAAATCATTCTGGCCGCGGGGGCGATCAATTCACCGCAGATCCTTCAGCTATCCGGGATCGGCGAGCCGGCGCATCTGAAGTCCGCCGGCGTCGGCGTCGTCAAGGCGCTGCCCGGCGTCGGGCGCAACCTTCAGGATCACCTGCAGGCGCAGCTGGTGTATCGCTGCCTGCGCCCCGTCAGCCTGAATGACGAGATAAACAGGTTCTGGGGCAAGGCCCGCCTCGCCGCACGCTACCTGCGAACGCGCAGCGGCCCCATGGCGGGCGGCCCGGCGCCGGCGGGCGCCTTCGCCTGCTCGGAAACAGGACGCGACCGGCCGGACGTGCAGTTCCATTTCCTGCCCGTCAGCATGGCCCGGCCCGGGATCATAGACCGGTTCTCCGGGTTCTCCTTCAATGTCTGCCAATTGCGCCCGCAAAGCCGCGGCAGCGTCCGGATCGGCTCGGCGAACCCGCTCGAACCACCGCTGATCCAGGCGAACTATCTGACGGAGGAGATAGATCGGGTCACGCTGATCGCGGGCCTTCGCCTGGGCCGGCGCATCGCATCGGCACCAGCCCTCTCAGACTTTTGCGGCGAAGAAGTCAGGCCCAGTCGGGACGCCGACACGGATCAACGACTGCTCGATTACATCAGATCGACGGCCAGCAGCCTCTATCATCCCGCCGGGACCTGCCAGATGGGCAACGGGCCCGATGCTGTCGTCGACGGCGAACTCAGGGTGCATGGTGTCGGGGGATTGCGGGTCGCGGACGCATCGATCATGCCGACGCTGACATCCGGCAACACCAATGCGCCCACCGTGATGATCGCCGAAAAGGCCGCGGACCTGATCCTGGCGACCCATTGA